In Fusobacterium nucleatum, the genomic stretch ATATTGTATAGGTATTTAAATTATTCAAATCAGAGAATATTCCAGCTTTTATTACTCTTATTATTCCTGTCATTATTCCCATTTGTAAATATGTATTGTCCTTTAACACTGAACTATAAAAAGTTTTAAAGAAATCCTTTGCTTTTTCATAATATTTATTATGATATGCTGATACCAGTGGTGCATCATATTCATCTATCAATACTACTACTTTTTTATTATACTTTTCATATAGAATTTTTGTAAGAAACTTTAATGAAGATTTTAGCCCTTCTAATTCTACTTCTTTATTAATAATTTTTTTTAATATTGATAAATCAAATTCATCTAATTCCTTAATTAAATATTTATGTTCAGAAAAAACCTCTTGTAACAAATTTTTAATTCCTCTTTCCATTTCTTCCCAAGTTCTTGCCTTTAAATCCTTTAAAGATAAAAATACAACTGGATATTGTCCTTGTTCTTTAAAATTTTCTGTTTTTTCTATATATAAATCTTTAAATAGTTTTCTATTTTCCTGGGCTTTTTTAATATCAAAAAAATATTTTAACATAGACATATTTAATGTTTTTCCAAATCTTCTTGGGCGTGCAAACAATTTTACTTTTGAGCCATCTTTAATTACTTCATCTATAAGGTTTGTTTTATCAAAATAATAATAATTTTCTTCTATTAACTCTTTAAAATCACTTAACCCTATTGGTAATTTTTTCATAATAAGTCCTCCTCTCTTTTCTTTTTTAATACATTATACCATATAAAAATTTTATTTTTTCTCTTCCATAATTCATAAATTATAAAAATTATATAACCAATTACAAGTGCATACACAACTGAAAACTTTAATAAAAGACAAGTAATAAGTGATAATAAAAATAATAAAATTGCAACTATACTTCCCATAAAAAAATCCCCCTATGTTATATTTAATTTTATTATACTTTAATTTTTATATTTTTAAAAGTATTTTACTTGTGCTATAATTATTTATAATAAAAAAACAACTTTATTTATCAAGGAGGAAAAAATGTTTGGATTATTCGGTGGAAAAAAGAAAAAAGAATTCATGAGTGATAATAGTAAAGCATATTTTCATATTTATTGTGCTAAAAATATCACTATTGATAATCAAAAATTTTCTGAGTTAGAACATATAAAGGGAGATGATTTAGAAGATGTTATAAAAGTATCTCCTACTACACATACAGTTACTGCTAACTACGATTTACCTGCTAACAGCCTATTCAATAAAAGAATAAAAGCAAAAGATATATCTATCAATTGTCCAGTAATTGAAGCAGGAAAACATTATGTTATTGCAATTTATGAAGTAACACCAGAAGTTGCTTCAACAGAAGAAAATACACTTATGGATTACATACATGCTGAAGAATTAGAAAAAGGTTACAGCATCTGTTTATATAGAAAAAAATAAGAGGAGGATATAGATGAGAATAAGATTATCAGGTGAAATAGGTGGAATGGTTATTGTAGTTATTGCTGGTGTCATTGCTGCTTCAATTATTGATGGTATTCTGTCATTTATTGAGAAACATGTAGTTAAGGATAATGAAGGAGGGAAAAAAATGTTTTCTCTCATAAGAAAAGTCAATTGGATTTTCTTTATACTATTTATTGTTCTTGATTTAACGAATATTTTTCCATTGATTAGAACTATTCTATTTGCAATACTTTCACATTAATAAAATATAATAAACTGCACCAAAATTAAAAAATTAAGGTGCAGTTTTTTTATAAATTTTAGTCTTTAATTGGTACATATAAAGTTCCTATATCTTTACGATAATAATTATCTTTAAATGAAATTTCTTTTATACTTTTATAAGTTTCTTCAATAGCTTTTTCTAAATTATCTTGAATAGAAACAACATTTAAAACTCTACCACCATTAGTATAGAATTTATCATTTTCTTCTTTTACACCTGCAAAGAAAATTTTAGTGTCAGACTTATTTGAATCAAATTTCTCTAAACCACTAATAAGATTTCCTTTTTCATATTTAACAGGATATCCTCCTGCTGCCATAACCACACAACAAGCTGATTTATCTTCCCAATCAATTTTTATATTTTTTAAATCTTTATTTAAAGCTGAATTAATTATATCTAAAAAATCAGATTTCATTAAAGGTAAGACTGCTTGTGTTTCAGGATCGCCCATTCTCATATTATATTCAAGTAAATAAACTTCTCCATTTGCAACCATCAGTCCAAAAAATATTATCCCTGCAAAATTCATTTTCTCTGACTTAATACCTTTTAAAGTAGGATTTAAAATATTTTGTATAAATTTTTCTTCAATAGTTTTTGTATAATATGGATTAGGTGCTATTACTCCCATACCACCAGTATTTAAGCCAGTTTCTTTTTCAGATATTTTTTTATGATCCTTAGCAGATATAAAAGGTATTATCACTTCTGAATCTGTAATAGACAAAACAGAAATTTCAACCCCATCTAAAAATTCTTCTATTACAACAGTATCTCCTGCTGCTGCAAATACTTTATTAGTCATCATATCATTTAAAGTGTTTTCTGCTTCTTTTCTATTTTGTACAATTATAACTCCTTTACCAGCCGCAAGTCCACTTGCTTTTATCACAACTGGATAAGACATTTTATCTAAATATTTTATAGCTTTTTCTTTATCAGTAAAAGATTGATATTTAGCAGTCTTAACTCCATATTTTTGCATAAAATCCTTAGCAAAAGCCTTTGAACCTTCAAGCATTGCAGCCTTTTTATTTGGTCCAAATATAGTTAAATTATTTTTTTGAAATTTATCAACTATACCATCAACTAATAGCTCTTCACTTCCAACTATTGTTAAATCAACTTTTTCTTTTAATGCAAAATTTAAAATATCATCAGAAGTTTTTAAATTTATATTTTCACAATTTTTAATAACCTTATTATAAGCATTTCCTGGTGCAGCAAATATCTTTTTTACTTTTTGATTTTGAGAAATTTTCCAGGCTATTGCATGCTCTCTTCCACCAGAACCAACTATTAAAACTTTCATTATCCCTCCAAAAAATTAATGTTTAAAATGTCTTAATTTTGAAAATATCATAGAAATATTATTTTTATCACATTCTTCAATAGAATCTTTATCATTTACAGAACCACTAGGTTGAATTATAGCTTTAACACCATATTTAGCAGCAAGTTCTACAACATCTTTAAATGGAAAGAATGCATCTGAAGAAAGTACAACATCAGTTGCATTAAATCTTTCTTTTGCTCTTTCCAGTGCTTTTTCAGCAGCCCAAATTCTACTTACTTCTCCTCCACCTATCCCTAATGTTTGTAAATTTTTAGCTACAACAATAGCATTTGATTTTACAAATTTCACAACCTTTAAAGCAAATATTAAATCTTTTTCTTCTTGATTTGTAGGTTTAACTTTTGTTACAACTTTCAAATCTTCATATAATTTATTATCTGTATCTTGAACTAAAATTCCACCATCAACTTTTATTAATTCTTTTTTATCATTTGGTTTATTTTTACATTCAATTAGTCTTATATTTTTCTTCTTAGTCAAAATTTCTAAGGCAGATTTTGAAAAACTTGGTGCTATTATAATTTCTAAAAATATTTCATTTAATAATTTTGCAGTTACTTCATTAACTTCTTTATTAAAAGCTATTATTCCCCCAAAAATAGACACTGGATCTGTTTCATAGGCTTTTTTATAAGCCTCTTCTACATTATTTCCTAATGCTACTCCACAAGGTGTGGAATGTTTTACTGCACAACAACAAATTTCATCAAAGTCTGAAACAACTTTCCAAGCCAAGTCCATATCTCTAATATTATTATACGAAAGTTCTTTTCCATTAAGTTGTTTAAAATCTTTCATAGCTCCATCAGACATATTATCAGTATAGTATGCAGCTTTTTGATGAGAATTTTCTCCATATCTCATTTCCATAGATTTTTTATATGATAAATTTAGATATTCTGGAAAATCTTCATCTAATAAAAATTGTGATATAGCTGCATCATAAGCAGAAGTCAAATTAAATACTTTTCCTGCTAATTTTTTTCTAGTTTCATAAGAAACATTATTAGAGTTATTAATTTCTTCTTTTACAAGTTCATAGTCTTTAACATCAGAAATAACAACAACATCTTTAAAAGATTTAGCAGCAGATCTAAGCATAGTAGGTCCACCTATATCAATAAATTCAATTTTTTCTTCAAAAGATAAATCTTCTTTAACTTTTTCAAAAAAAGGATAAAGATTTACTATAACATAATCAATAGTATCTATGTTTCTTTCTTTTAAAGTCCTCATATGTTCTTCATTATCTCTTAATGCTAAAATTCCACCATGTATATTTGGATGTAAAGTTTTAACTCTGCCATCTAACATTTCTTCAAAATTTGTTACTTTACTAACTTCAATAACTTCAATATTATTTTCTTTTAAATATTTATATGTTCCACCAGTAGAAATAATTTCTATTCCTTTACTAATTAGAAACTTTGCAAAATCCAATATACCTGTTTTATCATATACTGAAATTAAAGCTCTTTTTTTCATATCTATTTCCCTTTCTATTTGTATTATTACCATTTTAGATGTATAATTAATGCTTGTCTTTTATAATCAGCAATTTTCATAAATAGTTTAGTTATAAATTTAAGTTTTTTTCTAAGAAGTTCTCTAGCATCTTTAAAAAAAATAAGTTCTTCTACTAATATAGTATCTGTTTTTTTAGAAAAATCAACACTATCCTCTATATAGAAATGCATTAATGCTTCTAGGTTTCCAGTTCTCCTAATATACCAGTTAGCAAATTTTAATCCAGTTTTTTTCCTTGCAGTATCAAAAATTAACTCACCATAAGGAAATTCTTTTTTTAAATTTTTAATAAATTCAATAATCTTATCTTCAAAAAAATATTGAAATACTCCTGAAACAATTAAAAGTGTCGGTATAGAGGTATCAATTTGCTCTTTCCATTCCATTTCAAACATATCCCCAGCTATTAATGTTTCTTGTTTTCTTTCACCAAAATATTTTTTACGAATTTCAATTACCTCTGGAAGATCTATACCATAATAATTTACTTCTCCTAGTCCACATTTTTGAGTTATACGATCATAAGCTGTTTCTAAACCTATTCCTAGTAAAACAATATTAGATATTTTATGTTCTTCAATAAATTTAATTATCATCTTATCCATATTATAGTATCTAGCAGCATAAGCCATATTTGTATATTCAAAACTACCTTTGGAAATACCAGATGTAAATTTTTCTTCTATTTTTAATGCCATTTCATCATAAAAATATTCTGGAAATTTTTTTGACACATAAATTCTTCCATATAATGGTACATATAATGTATTAGCTACTCCATCTAATTTTTCCATAGGCTGTCCTCCTCACAAATTATTTTATTATATTTTACAATAGTTTTTTAATAGTTTCAATCAATTATTAATGCTCTTTTTTATTAATTCTTTTACAACTCTTGGTAATAATTTCCATTCTCTTTCTAAAACTATTTTTTGTATTTCTTCTGGAGATTTTGCCATACTTATATCAACTTTATCTTGTGCAATGATTTCACCAGCATCAACATTTGAAATAACATAATGTACCGTACAACCACTTTCTTTATCTCCATTTTCAAAAACTGCCTGATGAACTTTTAAACCATACATTCCTTTACCTCCATATTTTGGTAGCAATGAGGGATGTATATTTATAATTTTATTTTTATATTTTTCTAATATTTCTCCATCTAATATAGATAAAAATCCTGCCAATACAATTAAATCAGGTTTTTTTTCTTCAAATATTTTTAATAAATTTTTAGAAATTTCTTTATCTCTATTTAGAAGAATAAAATCAATTTTATATTCATCTGCAATACTTTTTGCCTTACACTCTCTATCAGCAATTATACAATCTATTTTTATATTATTTTTTATTAGTTGCAACATATTAGTTCCACTACCAGATACTAACACTATTATTTTAAACATAAAGAATGATCTCCTTTTTCAATATGCCCTATTTCATAAGCTGTTTCCCCTAATGAATTTAATAATTCAATAATAGGCTCAACATCTTTTTCTTCCACAACCAAAGTAAAACCTACTCCCATATTGAAAGTTCCAAATAATTCTTCTTCTTTTATTTTGCTTCTTTCAGCAATTAATTTAAAAATTTCAAGAACTTTTACTTTATCTTTAAATACAACAGGAGATAAATCTTTTCCCATACAACGAGGTAAATTTTCAAACAGACCTCCACCTGTTATATGTGCCATACCATTCACATTAAATTTTTCTAAAACTTTTAATATAGGTTTTACATAAATTTTTGTAGGAGTTAATAAGACATCTCCCATAGTTACATTCTCCTCATATTCTTTTAAAGAAATTTTTTCATTATAATCAGTAAATACTTTTCTTACTAACGAATATCCATTGCTATGAAATCCACTTGAGGCTACTGCTATTATTTTATTTCCTTCTTTAACTTTTGAACCATCTATTAAATTTTCTTTTTCAACTATTCCAACACAAAAACCAGCTATATCATAATCTCCTTCTTTATAGAAACCTGGCATTTCAGCTGTTTCTCCACCTATTAAGGCTGCATAAGATTGTAAACAACCTTCTGTAACTCCTGAAACTAATTGTGCTGCAATTTCTGCATCAAGTTTTCCACAAGCTAAATAATCTAAGAAAAATAATGGTTTTGCACCATGACATAATACATCATTTACACACATAGCTACACAGTCTATACCAACTGTATCGTATTTTTTTTGTTTCATTGCAATTTCTAATTTTGTTCCGACTCCATCAGTACCAGAAATTAAAACAGGATTTTTGTATTGTCCTAATTCATACATAGCTCCAAAGCTACCTAAATTTGTTAGAACAGATTTATTATGAGTTTTTAAAACATTTTTTTTCATTAATTCAACTGCTTTGTAACCTTCTTCTTTATCAACACCTGAATCTTTATAAGATTTTATCATTTTTCCCCCTATTACTCCTCTTCTTCCTTAAAGCAACCCATATAGAAATCATTTCCACCATTTAAAATCTTCTTTAAATTTTTTAATGAAAGGTAATCCAAAGTTGTTGCTCCTATTGCTTTTCTAATTTCTTCAACACTCATATAGCTTCCCATCAATTTATTATTAGGATCTATATTTACTCCAAAATATGATTCTTCTACAACAACAGGAGAAGCTGATCTAAAATGAACTTCTTTTGCTCCTGCCTCAAATAAAATATCTATCAATTTTTTTGAAGTTGTTCCACGAACAATAGAATCATCTATAACAACAACTCTTTTTCCCTTAATTAATTCTTTAATTGGATTTAATTTAACTCTTACTGCTCTTTCTCTTAACTCTTGGGCAGGAGCAATAAATGTTCTTCCTACATATTTATTTTTTAAGAGTGCTGCTGAATAAGGTATTCCACTTGCTTCAGCATATCCTATCCCTGCTGGAACACCTGAATCAGGAACTCCTATAACAATATCAGCCTCTATTGGATTTTGTTCATATAGACATCTACCTGTTTTATGTCTAAAATCATAAACACTTATACCATCTATAACACTATCAGGTCTTCCAAAATAAATATATTCAAATGAGCTTGCTTTTTTTCTACTAGATTTATATTTTATGCTTTCCACTCCATTATCATCTATAACTACCATCTCTCCTGCTTCTATATCTCTTACAAATTTAGCACCAATAGCATCTAATGCACAAGATTCAGAAGCTAGAACATACATATCATCTTCAACTATTTTTCCTAAACATAATGGTCTTAATCCTTCTGGGTCACGAACACCAATTAATTTATCATTTATTATCATTGCAAGTGTAAAACAACCTCTCAATTTTTCAACAGTTTTTAAAACTGCTTCCTTATATCCATATTTTCCATAGATACTTAAAAGTTTTAAAATTATTTCTGTGTCTATTCCTGTTTGGAATAATGAACCATTAGCTAATAATTCTTGTTTTAACTCAACTTTATTTAGCAAATCACCATTATGTACAAGAGATATATAACCCATAGCAGATTCTCCACCAATAGGTTGACAATTTCTTGCAGAAACTGTATTTTTGCTACCGTATCTTGTGTGTGCTATTAAGATATTTCCAATATATTTTTGGAAATCTTCAACTTTAAAAACATCTGATACAAGCCCAACATTTTTAACAGTTTTTATTCTCACTTCTCCATTAGTGATTGAATCACAAATAGTATATCCTGCCCCTTCTTGCCCTCTATGTTGTAAAGCATACATTCCATAATATGCAATTCCTACTAAATCCTTTCTAACTTTCTTTGAGTGTAAAGCCAATATTCCCATTTTTTTATTGATACTCCTTTTATAGTTTAACTAATTATTTACTTTCAGTTAATCTTTTAACCACTTCTATATATGCTTCTTCTATATTTCCTAAATCTCTTCTGAATCTATCTTTATCTAATTTTTCTCCTGTTTTTTTATCCCATAATCTACAAGTATCAGGAGTGATTTCATCGGCAAGTAAAATTTCTCCCTTAGAATTTTTACCAAATTCAATTTTAAAATCTACTAATGTTATTCCTATCTTATCAAATTTTTCTTTTAAAAGATTATTTATTTTAGCAGTTATTTCATAGATTTTATTTAGTTCATCATAAGTTGCTATTCCTAAAGCAACTGCATGATGGTCATTTATTAAAGGATCTCCATATTCATCATTTTTATAACAAATTTCAAATATAGTGTTGTTTATTTTAGTTCCTTCTTTTATTCCAAGTCTTTTAGCCATAGAACCAGCTATTATATTTCTAACTATAACTTCAAGAGGAAATATTTTTACTCTTTGACATAGTTGATCTCTATCATTTAATTTTTTTACAAAATGAGTTTTTATTCCATTTTTTTCTAACATATTAAATATCAAAGTTGTTATTTCATTATTCATTATCCCTTTATTGTGAATAGTTCCTTTTTTTGCTCCATTTCCTGCTGTTGCATCATCTTTATAGTGAACAATAACTAAATCCTTATCATCAGTTTCATATAATTGTTTTGCCTTTCCTTCATAAATAAATTTACCTTTTTCCATCTTTATTCCTCCCTTAATTTATAATTCTATATGTATATTTTTTTTGAAATCTTCTTTCATTTCTTTTCTAAATTTTAAAAGTTTTGCTCTTAATTCTTTGTTTCCAACTGCTAATATTTCCACTGCTAACATTCCTGCATTATATGAATTATTTATCCCTACTGTTGCAACAGGAATTGATTTAGGCATTTGTACTATTGAAAACAGTGCATCTAAACCTTCTACTGCAGCTTTTATAGGTACTCCTATCACAGGTAAAATTGTTTTTGAAGCAATAACTCCTGGTAAATGTGCTGCAAGCCCCGCACCTGCAATGATAACTCCATAACCTTCTTTCTCAAATTTTTCTAATGTTTCCTCTAAAAGTTCTGGAACTCTATGTGCTGATAAAATATGTGCAGAGTATTCTATCCCAAATTTTTTTAAACAATCTGCTGCTCCTTTCATCACATCAACATCTGATTTACTTCCAAATATAATTCCTACTTTCATTTTTCCTCCATTTATTTAAAATATTTAATTCCATTTAATATTAAGTTTTGATTTTTATTACCATCTATATTTTTAAATGTATTTCTTGAATATCTTTCTGAGTGCCCCATTTTTCCAAAAATTCTACCATCAAGAGATATAATTCCTTCAATAGCAAAACTAGAACCATTAGGATTGAATCTAAATTCATTTGTAGCTTCTAAATCAAAGTTTACATATTGAGTTGCTATTTGCCCATTTTCAAATAATTTTTTTAAGACTTCATCACTAGCATAGAATCTTCCTTCGCCATGTGATACAGGTATATCAAATGTTTCACCTATTTCAAAAGATGATAACCAAGGAGAACTATTTGTAACTATTTTTGTTTTTACCATTTGAGAAATATGTCTACCTATCTTATTAAATGTAAGAGTAGGAGAATTTTCATGAACATTTCCAATTTCTCCATAAGGTAATAATCCAGATTTAACTAAGGCTTGGAAACCATTACATACACCTAAAATAAGTCCATCTCTATCTAAGAAAGCCTTTATTTCATCCATAAGTTTAGGATTTTGTAAAACTGCTGCCATAAATTTGCCTGAACCATCAGGCTCATCTCCTGCACTAAATCCACCAGGTAGAACAAATATTTGAGAATTCCTTAAATCTTTGCACATTTCATCAACTGATTCAACTAAATGATTTTGTGTTAAATTTCTAAGTAAAGTTATTTTTGCCTCTCCACCATTTTCATTAAATCTATTATACATATCATATTCAGAGTTAGTTCCTGGGAAAGCAGCTATAACAACCCTTGGTTTAGCAAGAGTTATAGATGATTTATAGATTTTCTTTTCTCCAACTTTATTTTTAATATCATAAGTTTCTATTTTTTCTTCTAACTTATATGGGAAAATAGGATTTAATTTATTTAACCAAGTTGTTTCAACTTCTTCTAAGTCAATATTTTCTCCATTTACCTTTCCTTCAAACTTATCTGTAACTTCACCTAAATAAATAGCATTTTTATATGATAATTCTTCTGTTGCTTCAATCAAAATAGAAGCTGGCTTTAAACTAAATAAATCTACATCTTTATTATTAATTTCAAAACCTAATCTATTTCCAAAGCTCATTTTTGATAATGCTTCTGCAACTCCACCCATTTTTATAACCATTGCAGATACTATTTTTTTATCTTTTATATTTTTTAATACAAAGTCAAAATTTTCTTTTAATTCTTCACTATCAAATAAGAAATCTTTTTGGTTAATTTTATTTTCAACTAAATATATTTTATTTTTAGCTTTTTTAAATTCAGTTGAAATAACATCATTTACATTTACAGGACTAACTGCAAATGAAATTAATGTAGGAGGTACAGATATATCATTAAATGTTCCACTCATAGAATCTTTACCACCAATGGCTGCCACAACAAAATCTTTTTGCACTTTCATAGCTCCAAGTAATGCCAGAAATGGTTTTGACCATTTATATGAATCTTTACCAAGTTTTTCAAAATATTCTTGGAATGAAAGTCTAGCAGTTTTATAGTCCACTCCTGCTGCTACCAATTTAGCCAATGATTCTACCACTGCATAGATAGCTCCATGATATGTAGACCATTCAGAAATATAAGGATTAAATCCCCAAGTTATAGCAGAAGCAGTATCTGTGTTTTTATCTAAAACAGGGAATTTCATTATAGAAACATCAGTTGGACTCATTTGATATTTCCCACCAAATGCTGCTAATATAGTTCCTCCTCCAACAGAAGAGTCAAACATTTCAACTAAACCTTTTTGAGAAGCAACATTTAATTTTTTAATATTATGTAGCCATTTCTTTTCTAAACTGCTATCAGAAGTTTTAAATTTTTCAAAAATATTTTCATCTTTATAATCTCTAACTTCTATATCTATATTTTGCTTAACTCCATTAGTATTTAAAAAATCTCTTGAAATATCAACTATTGCTTTTCCTTTCCAATTCAAAGTCAATCTATTTTTATCTGTTACATAACCTACAACTGTTCCAAGTAAATTTTCTTCATCTACATATTTTAAAAATTTTTCTGTATCTTCTTTTGAAACTATAACTGCCATTCTTTCTTGTGATTCAGATATAGCAAGTTCTGTTCCATTTAATCCTTCATATTTAACAGGAACTAAGTCAAGATTTACTTCAACTCCATCTGCAAGCTCTCCAATAGCAACTGAAACTCCTCCTGCTCCAAAGTCATTGCATTTTTTAATAAGTTTTGTGGCATTTGGATTTCTAAATAATCTTTGTATCTTTCTTTCTTCTGGTGCATTACCTTTTTGAACTTCTGCCCCACATAATAAAAGTGATTTATCATTATGTTCCTTAGAAGAACCTGTTGCTCCTCCACAACCATCTCTTCCAGTTTTTCCACCTATAATAATTATGCTATCAGTAGGTACAGGAGATTTTCTAACTACATTTTCCACAGGTGCAGCTGCAACAACAGCTCCAACTTCCATTCTTTTTGCCTTATATCCATCATGATAAATTTCAGATACCAATGTAGTTGCAATTCCTATTTGATTTCCGTAAGAAGAATAACCACTAGCTGCTCCTGTTGTTATTTTCTTTTGAGGTAATTTTCCTTTTAAAGTTTCTTCAATAGTTTCAAGTGGATTTCCAGAGCCAGTAACCCTTATTGCTTGATATACATAAGCTCTTCCAGATAATGGATCTCTTATAGCTCCTCCCAAACAAGTTGAAGCTCCTCCAAATGGTTCTATTTCAGTTGGATGATTATGAGTTTCATTTTTAAACATCAATAACCATTTTTCAATGCCTTTCTTTCCTTCAAAATCTTCTACTTCAACATCTACATAGACAGAACAAGCATTGTTTTCTTCTGAAACTTCTAAATTATCTAATTTCTCTTCTTTCTTTAAATATTTTGCAACTATTGTTGCCATATCCATTAGAGAAACATCTCTTTTCTTAGAAACATCTTTTTTTAATTTTAAATAATCATTAAATTCTTTTTCCATTTGTTTTCCAAATTCGGAGTTAGGAAAAGTAACTTTATTTATTTTTGTTTCAAATGTTGTATGTCTACAATGGTCAGACCAATAAGTATCCAAAACTTTTATTTCAGTTTCAGTAGGATTTCTTCCTATTGTCTTAAAATGCTCTTGAATAAATTTTAAATCTTCAAAAGACATAGAAAGTCCTAAATCAACTCTCATTTTTTCTAAATCTTTGTCATTTAAAGAAGTAAAATTATTGTAAGTAATAACCTCTGAATTAAATAAGATTTCCTCTTTCTTTAATACAGATAAATCTTTTTCTCTCATTTCAATAGGATTGATATAGAATTTTTTTATTTTATTTAATTCTACATCACTAAGCTCATCATTTAATATAATAATCTTTGAAGTCAATACATCAGCATTTTGTTTTGTACTTGACACTATATCAATACATTGTAAGGCTGAATCTGCCCTTTGATCAAATTGTCCTGGCAA encodes the following:
- the purF gene encoding amidophosphoribosyltransferase, with product MGILALHSKKVRKDLVGIAYYGMYALQHRGQEGAGYTICDSITNGEVRIKTVKNVGLVSDVFKVEDFQKYIGNILIAHTRYGSKNTVSARNCQPIGGESAMGYISLVHNGDLLNKVELKQELLANGSLFQTGIDTEIILKLLSIYGKYGYKEAVLKTVEKLRGCFTLAMIINDKLIGVRDPEGLRPLCLGKIVEDDMYVLASESCALDAIGAKFVRDIEAGEMVVIDDNGVESIKYKSSRKKASSFEYIYFGRPDSVIDGISVYDFRHKTGRCLYEQNPIEADIVIGVPDSGVPAGIGYAEASGIPYSAALLKNKYVGRTFIAPAQELRERAVRVKLNPIKELIKGKRVVVIDDSIVRGTTSKKLIDILFEAGAKEVHFRSASPVVVEESYFGVNIDPNNKLMGSYMSVEEIRKAIGATTLDYLSLKNLKKILNGGNDFYMGCFKEEEE
- a CDS encoding phosphoribosylglycinamide formyltransferase, coding for MFKIIVLVSGSGTNMLQLIKNNIKIDCIIADRECKAKSIADEYKIDFILLNRDKEISKNLLKIFEEKKPDLIVLAGFLSILDGEILEKYKNKIINIHPSLLPKYGGKGMYGLKVHQAVFENGDKESGCTVHYVISNVDAGEIIAQDKVDISMAKSPEEIQKIVLEREWKLLPRVVKELIKKSINN
- the purD gene encoding phosphoribosylamine--glycine ligase — protein: MKVLIVGSGGREHAIAWKISQNQKVKKIFAAPGNAYNKVIKNCENINLKTSDDILNFALKEKVDLTIVGSEELLVDGIVDKFQKNNLTIFGPNKKAAMLEGSKAFAKDFMQKYGVKTAKYQSFTDKEKAIKYLDKMSYPVVIKASGLAAGKGVIIVQNRKEAENTLNDMMTNKVFAAAGDTVVIEEFLDGVEISVLSITDSEVIIPFISAKDHKKISEKETGLNTGGMGVIAPNPYYTKTIEEKFIQNILNPTLKGIKSEKMNFAGIIFFGLMVANGEVYLLEYNMRMGDPETQAVLPLMKSDFLDIINSALNKDLKNIKIDWEDKSACCVVMAAGGYPVKYEKGNLISGLEKFDSNKSDTKIFFAGVKEENDKFYTNGGRVLNVVSIQDNLEKAIEETYKSIKEISFKDNYYRKDIGTLYVPIKD
- the purC gene encoding phosphoribosylaminoimidazolesuccinocarboxamide synthase, translated to MEKGKFIYEGKAKQLYETDDKDLVIVHYKDDATAGNGAKKGTIHNKGIMNNEITTLIFNMLEKNGIKTHFVKKLNDRDQLCQRVKIFPLEVIVRNIIAGSMAKRLGIKEGTKINNTIFEICYKNDEYGDPLINDHHAVALGIATYDELNKIYEITAKINNLLKEKFDKIGITLVDFKIEFGKNSKGEILLADEITPDTCRLWDKKTGEKLDKDRFRRDLGNIEEAYIEVVKRLTESK
- a CDS encoding class I SAM-dependent methyltransferase — translated: MEKLDGVANTLYVPLYGRIYVSKKFPEYFYDEMALKIEEKFTSGISKGSFEYTNMAYAARYYNMDKMIIKFIEEHKISNIVLLGIGLETAYDRITQKCGLGEVNYYGIDLPEVIEIRKKYFGERKQETLIAGDMFEMEWKEQIDTSIPTLLIVSGVFQYFFEDKIIEFIKNLKKEFPYGELIFDTARKKTGLKFANWYIRRTGNLEALMHFYIEDSVDFSKKTDTILVEELIFFKDARELLRKKLKFITKLFMKIADYKRQALIIHLKW
- the purM gene encoding phosphoribosylformylglycinamidine cyclo-ligase yields the protein MIKSYKDSGVDKEEGYKAVELMKKNVLKTHNKSVLTNLGSFGAMYELGQYKNPVLISGTDGVGTKLEIAMKQKKYDTVGIDCVAMCVNDVLCHGAKPLFFLDYLACGKLDAEIAAQLVSGVTEGCLQSYAALIGGETAEMPGFYKEGDYDIAGFCVGIVEKENLIDGSKVKEGNKIIAVASSGFHSNGYSLVRKVFTDYNEKISLKEYEENVTMGDVLLTPTKIYVKPILKVLEKFNVNGMAHITGGGLFENLPRCMGKDLSPVVFKDKVKVLEIFKLIAERSKIKEEELFGTFNMGVGFTLVVEEKDVEPIIELLNSLGETAYEIGHIEKGDHSLCLK
- the purH gene encoding bifunctional phosphoribosylaminoimidazolecarboxamide formyltransferase/IMP cyclohydrolase — its product is MKKRALISVYDKTGILDFAKFLISKGIEIISTGGTYKYLKENNIEVIEVSKVTNFEEMLDGRVKTLHPNIHGGILALRDNEEHMRTLKERNIDTIDYVIVNLYPFFEKVKEDLSFEEKIEFIDIGGPTMLRSAAKSFKDVVVISDVKDYELVKEEINNSNNVSYETRKKLAGKVFNLTSAYDAAISQFLLDEDFPEYLNLSYKKSMEMRYGENSHQKAAYYTDNMSDGAMKDFKQLNGKELSYNNIRDMDLAWKVVSDFDEICCCAVKHSTPCGVALGNNVEEAYKKAYETDPVSIFGGIIAFNKEVNEVTAKLLNEIFLEIIIAPSFSKSALEILTKKKNIRLIECKNKPNDKKELIKVDGGILVQDTDNKLYEDLKVVTKVKPTNQEEKDLIFALKVVKFVKSNAIVVAKNLQTLGIGGGEVSRIWAAEKALERAKERFNATDVVLSSDAFFPFKDVVELAAKYGVKAIIQPSGSVNDKDSIEECDKNNISMIFSKLRHFKH